The genomic segment CATAGTAAACTTTTTTCATGTTATTCCTCCTCCTTAGTCCCATTGATATTTGATGTTCTAGAACCCCGTAAAAGGGCAATTTTCCCAGTACGCACCAGCTCTTTTATCCCAAAAGGCCTCAGAGCATTCTCAATTGCCTCGATTTTTTCCTCATCCCCGGTGGCTTCAATGGTCAGAGATTTAGGGCCAATATCGACAATCCGGGCCCGAAAAATTTCCACTATCTGCATAATCTCTCCCCGGGTTTCGGAATCAGCATTTACTTTTAATAAAAGGAGTTCCCGACTCACATACTGTTCCGAGGTAATATCCTGAACTTTTATTACGTCGACAAGTTTTCGCAGCTGCTTTACTACCTGCTCTAAAACCCGGTCATCCCCTTCTACTACAATAGTCATGCGCGAAATATCCGGATTTTCGGTTCTGCCTACCGCCAGGCTATCAATGTTATATCCCCGCCGGCTAAAAAGCCCTGCGACCCTGGCTAAGACCCCCGGATTGTTTTCCACCAATACCGCTAAAGTATGCCGCATCTAATCCCCCCTTAGCCTAACATTTTGTTAATAGCGCCTCCCGGCGGCACCATGGGAAAAACATTTTCCTCCCGGTCTACCCAAATATCGGCTACTACCGGCCCCGGGTGTTTTAAAACTTCCCAAAGCTTTTCCTCCAAATTATCTTCCTTTTTAATTCGAACTCCAAAAATTCCGTAAGCTTCCGCTAATTTAACAAATTCTGGATTTACAAGTTCCGTATGGGAATAGCGGCGCTGGTGGAAAAGTTCCTGCCACTGCCGCACCATTCCTAAATAACCGTTATTTAAAATAATCACCTTTATCGGAATATTATAAGCAGCGACAGTCATAAGTTCCTGGCTATTCATCTGAATGCCGCCATCACCGGTAACTACCACCACCTGGCGGTCCGGTCTTGCCACTTGTGCTCCAATGCCCGCCGGAAGGCCAAAACCCATGGTTCCAAGTCCTCCTGACGAAATGAAGCTACGGGGTGTGTTAAACTTGTAATATTGGGCTGCCCACATCTGGTTTTGTCCAACATCGGTGACAATTATCGCTTCTCCGCCAGTTTGCTGATAAAGAATTTCGATAACTTTTTGGGGCTTTAAACCACACTCTTGATTATAAGTTAAAGGGTATTTTTCCTTTAACTCATCAACAAACTCCAACCATTTTTCCGGCTTTTTTTCTTCTATCATCCCTAACAAAAGTTGAAGGCTGTTCTTTACATCCCCCACCAGTGGCACTTCTACCCGCACATTTTTGTTAATTTCGGCAGGATCAATATCCAAATGAATAATTTTGGCTTTAGGTGCAAAGCTCTTTACATCTCCGGTAACCCGATCATCAAACCGTACCCCCACTGCCAGCAAGAGATCGCATTCGCTAACAGCATAGTTTGCCGGTTTAGTTCCATGCATTCCCAGCATCCCTAAAAATAAGGGATGATTCCCCGGAAATCCGCCCAGCCCCATTAAACTCGCAACTACCGGTGCATTTATTTTTTCAGCCAATTGTAGCAATAACTGCTCAGCACCGGCATTTATTACTCCGCCCCCGGTAAAAACCACCGGACGCTCGGAGTCGTTTATAAGCGCCGCCGCTTTTTTTATTTCCTCCTCCCGTGGAGTAAGAACTGGTTTGTACCCTGGAAGTTCAACTTTTTCGAGAAATTTATAATGGGCTTTTGCTGCCGAGACATCTTTGGGAATATCGATTAAAACCGGTCCCGGTCGTCCCGTCCGGGCAATGTAAAATGCTTCCACCACCGTTTGGGCAATTTCCCCCGGGTCTTTCACCAAGTAATTATGTTTGGTGATTGGCATAGTTATTCCGGTAATATCGGCCTCCTGAAAAGAATCCCTCCCTAAAAGGAAAGTAGCCACCTGTCCGGTAATGGCAACCACCGGCACCGAATCCATATAAGCGGTTGCGAGGCCAGTAACCAAGTTAGTTGCGCCCGGACCGGATGTGGCAAAACATACTCCTACCCTGCCTGATGCCCGGGCATATCCGTCCGCCGCATGGGCAGCCCCCTGTTCATGCCGGGTCAAGTAATGGGTAATCTTTGAATCGTAAAGGGCATCATAAATCGGCAAAACCGCTCCTCCTGGATACCCAAAAACCGTATCTACCCCTAAATCCTCCAAAACTTTAATTAAAATTTGTGCTCCGGTTAGCTCCATATCTTTCACCTCTACTTTAAAAACACCGCACCTAAATTAGCAGAACTCACCAGTTTTTGGTACCGAGCCAGGTAGCCTGCTTTAATTTGGGGCTCGGGAAGTTTCAGTTGAGCTTTTCTCCGGTTAAGTTCTTCTTCTTCTACCAAAAGATCAATCTTTTGTCCCGGAATATCTATTTTTATTAAGTCTCCTTCCCGAACCAAAGCTATCGGCCCACCTTCATACCCTTCCGGGGAAACATGACCAATCGCTGCTCCCCGGGTTGCTCCTGAAAACCTGCCATCGGTAATTAGAGCCACGTCCCGGTCTAAGCCCATACCGACAAGCGCTGACGTAGGAGTTAGCATCTCCCTCATCCCGGGCCCCCCTTTGGGGCCTTCAAAGCGAATTACCACCACATCCCCTTTATTTATTTGCCCCGCTAAAATCGCGTTGGTAGCCTCCTCTTCACTATCAAAAACCCGGGCAGGACCGGTATGGGTTAGCATTTCCGGTAAAACCGCTGATTTTTTCACCACCGCTCCCTGGGGTGCCAGGGTTCCAAACAAAATTGCTAAGCCCCCCGTCTCCGAGTAAGGATGATCAATGGGACGGATAACTTCGGAATTTTTATTGACAGCATTTTTCAGATTTTCCCCTACCGTTTTCCCCGAAACGGTCAAAAGTTCTTCATTAATCAAACCTTTCTTGGAAAGCTCTTTCATCACCGCCGGAATGCCCCCGGCAAAATAAAGGTCTTCCATGTGATGGGGGCCAGCAGGGCTTAACCGGCAGAGATTAGGAGTTCTTTCACTAATTTCGTTAACTAAATTTAAATCAAACTCCACCCCTGCTTCATAGGCTACCGCCGCTAAATGTAAAACAGTATTGGTTGAACACCCCAGAGCCATATCTACGGCTAAACCATTTAAGAGACTTTCCCGGGTAAAAATATCCCGGGGACGGATATTGTTTTGTAAAAGCTCTAAAACCTTTTCCCCGGTAAGTTTGGCCAGTCTTAACCTCTCGGCATACACCGCCGGAATAGTGCCGTTTCCAGGAAGGGCTATCCCTATAGCCTCGGTCAGGCAGTTCATTGAGTTGGCAGTAAACATGCCAGCGCAAGAGCCACAACCAGGGCAGGCGTGATTTTCATACTCCAAAAGCTCTTCATCGGTCATTTTTCCGGCGGCAACTGCCCCAACCCCTTCAAAAACATTACTTAAAGAAACTGCCTTGCCATTTACCTTTCCTGCTAACATTGGTCCGCCGCTTACAAAGATGGCTGGAAGATTTAAACGCATTGCAGCAATTAACATTCCCGGAACGATTTTATCGCAATTGGGAACAAACACCAGAGCATCAAACTGGTGGGCTTTTACCATGACTTCCACCGAGTCAGCAATAAGCTCACGGCTAGCCAGGGAGTATTTCATCCCTTCGTGATTCATCGCAATCCCATCACAAACTCCTATTACCGGAAGCTCAAAGGGAACACCGCCAGCATTCCTCACTCCAGATTTTACCGCATCTACTACCGTCCTAAGGTGCAGGTGTCCCGGCACAATTTCGGAAAAACTGTGTACTACTCCAATAAAAGGACGGCTCATTTCGCTATCAGTTATTCCCAAAGCTTTTAAGAGACTCCGGTGGGGAGCTTTGCTGATTCCTTTTTTTATGAGGTTACTTGGCATTTTCTTCCTCCTTTACTCGTTAAAAATAAATGGACCATCAGTATAAACATATTCCCGGAAATCTTTTATTAACGTTTTGGTCACTGGCCCCGGAACGCCGTTACCAATAATTCTGCCGTCAACCTTAACTACAGGAATTACCTCCGCTGCAGTACCGGTTAAGAAGCATTCATCGGCATTAAAAATGTCATAACGGGTAAACAGCTTTTCTTCTACCTGGATACCCCGTTTTCGTGCTAAATCCATTACCGTATTACGGGTTATCCCTTCTAAAATGCCTGCATAAGGAGGGGGAGTAATTAAACGGTCATTTTTAACAATAAAAATATTGTCACCGGTAGCCTCAGCTACATAACCCTCTTGATTTAATAAAATAGCTTCTAAAACCCCGTGCAGATTAGCTTCAATCTTGGCTAGAACATTGTTTAAATAGTTTAATGACTTAATCCTGGGGCTTGAAGCCTCGTTTAGGTTTCTCCGGGTAGGAACAGTGATTACTTCAAGCCCTTCTTCATAAAAACGCTCCGGATAAAGGGTAATGGATGCTCCAATACAAAATACCGTAGCCTTGGAACACTTTCGGGGGTCTAAGCCCAAATCTCCTTTCCCTCGGGCAACTACTAACCGAATATAGCCTTCCCGTAAATTATTTCGCCGCATTGTCTCCAGCACAACTTCAGCCATTTCTTCCCTGGATAGGGGGATTTCTAAGAGAATCGCCTTTGCCGACTCGTAAAGTCGATCTATATGTTCCTTTAACTTAAAAACCCGGTTATGATATGCTCTAATCCCTTCAAACACCCCATCCCCGTATAAAAGCCCGTGGTCAAATACCGAAACTTTAGCCTCCTCTTCCGGAACAAACTCCCCATTTAAATAAATAATCAACCCCATAGCCCACACCTCCGCAATTTTATTAAAATTTTTTCATTTTTATGCAAAAAAATCTTAAAAATATATAAAAACAACCCCCGTCCCTGGAACTATTCAGGGACGGGGGTTTTGCCCGCGGTACCACCCTGCTTGCCAGGAAAGGTTCCTGGCCGCTTAATTGGGATAACGGTAATAAACCGTTCCGGCCTACTAAAACCTTCGACCGGAAAGCTCCCGGGCGATCTGTGCAAAACTCAGGCACCGGGTTCCCAGCTACCCCCGGCTCTCTGGGGCCTTCCTTTTGCACCGCTCCCATTCACTGCCTTTTCTGCAAAATGTTTTGCTGATAATTTTATAAAAGACCAAGCTTACTTGTCAATAAAATAACAAAATGTATACAATGTTCAAAAATTTTTCTCTTTTTTCTCATAACCTTTACAAAAAAATA from the Carboxydothermus pertinax genome contains:
- the ilvB gene encoding biosynthetic-type acetolactate synthase large subunit; this encodes MELTGAQILIKVLEDLGVDTVFGYPGGAVLPIYDALYDSKITHYLTRHEQGAAHAADGYARASGRVGVCFATSGPGATNLVTGLATAYMDSVPVVAITGQVATFLLGRDSFQEADITGITMPITKHNYLVKDPGEIAQTVVEAFYIARTGRPGPVLIDIPKDVSAAKAHYKFLEKVELPGYKPVLTPREEEIKKAAALINDSERPVVFTGGGVINAGAEQLLLQLAEKINAPVVASLMGLGGFPGNHPLFLGMLGMHGTKPANYAVSECDLLLAVGVRFDDRVTGDVKSFAPKAKIIHLDIDPAEINKNVRVEVPLVGDVKNSLQLLLGMIEEKKPEKWLEFVDELKEKYPLTYNQECGLKPQKVIEILYQQTGGEAIIVTDVGQNQMWAAQYYKFNTPRSFISSGGLGTMGFGLPAGIGAQVARPDRQVVVVTGDGGIQMNSQELMTVAAYNIPIKVIILNNGYLGMVRQWQELFHQRRYSHTELVNPEFVKLAEAYGIFGVRIKKEDNLEEKLWEVLKHPGPVVADIWVDREENVFPMVPPGGAINKMLG
- the ilvE gene encoding branched-chain-amino-acid transaminase, with amino-acid sequence MGLIIYLNGEFVPEEEAKVSVFDHGLLYGDGVFEGIRAYHNRVFKLKEHIDRLYESAKAILLEIPLSREEMAEVVLETMRRNNLREGYIRLVVARGKGDLGLDPRKCSKATVFCIGASITLYPERFYEEGLEVITVPTRRNLNEASSPRIKSLNYLNNVLAKIEANLHGVLEAILLNQEGYVAEATGDNIFIVKNDRLITPPPYAGILEGITRNTVMDLARKRGIQVEEKLFTRYDIFNADECFLTGTAAEVIPVVKVDGRIIGNGVPGPVTKTLIKDFREYVYTDGPFIFNE
- the ilvD gene encoding dihydroxy-acid dehydratase; this encodes MPSNLIKKGISKAPHRSLLKALGITDSEMSRPFIGVVHSFSEIVPGHLHLRTVVDAVKSGVRNAGGVPFELPVIGVCDGIAMNHEGMKYSLASRELIADSVEVMVKAHQFDALVFVPNCDKIVPGMLIAAMRLNLPAIFVSGGPMLAGKVNGKAVSLSNVFEGVGAVAAGKMTDEELLEYENHACPGCGSCAGMFTANSMNCLTEAIGIALPGNGTIPAVYAERLRLAKLTGEKVLELLQNNIRPRDIFTRESLLNGLAVDMALGCSTNTVLHLAAVAYEAGVEFDLNLVNEISERTPNLCRLSPAGPHHMEDLYFAGGIPAVMKELSKKGLINEELLTVSGKTVGENLKNAVNKNSEVIRPIDHPYSETGGLAILFGTLAPQGAVVKKSAVLPEMLTHTGPARVFDSEEEATNAILAGQINKGDVVVIRFEGPKGGPGMREMLTPTSALVGMGLDRDVALITDGRFSGATRGAAIGHVSPEGYEGGPIALVREGDLIKIDIPGQKIDLLVEEEELNRRKAQLKLPEPQIKAGYLARYQKLVSSANLGAVFLK
- the ilvN gene encoding acetolactate synthase small subunit yields the protein MRHTLAVLVENNPGVLARVAGLFSRRGYNIDSLAVGRTENPDISRMTIVVEGDDRVLEQVVKQLRKLVDVIKVQDITSEQYVSRELLLLKVNADSETRGEIMQIVEIFRARIVDIGPKSLTIEATGDEEKIEAIENALRPFGIKELVRTGKIALLRGSRTSNINGTKEEE